The following coding sequences are from one Geodermatophilus normandii window:
- the pyrE gene encoding orotate phosphoribosyltransferase, translating into MQKDPGPPHPSSLGAGPGNGARQPDRARLLELVVDLAVVHGRVTLSSGREADWYVDMRRLTLHHEGAPLVGRVMRQLTGDLRYDVVGGLTLGADPVAAAMLHAASGGEGFLDACVVRKAGKAHGLQRRIEGPDVAGRAVLVVDDVSTTGSSPLTAVEALQEAGAEVIGVAVIVDRGGRAAVEAAGLEYRAAFELSDLGLE; encoded by the coding sequence ATGCAGAAGGACCCCGGTCCCCCCCACCCCTCGTCCCTCGGGGCGGGCCCCGGGAACGGGGCCCGCCAGCCCGACCGCGCCCGCCTGCTGGAGCTGGTCGTCGACCTCGCCGTCGTCCACGGGCGGGTCACGCTGTCCTCCGGGCGCGAGGCCGACTGGTACGTCGACATGCGCCGGCTGACGCTCCACCACGAGGGCGCGCCGCTGGTCGGCCGGGTGATGCGCCAGCTGACCGGCGACCTGCGCTACGACGTCGTCGGCGGGCTCACCCTCGGCGCCGACCCGGTGGCCGCGGCCATGCTGCACGCCGCCTCCGGCGGCGAGGGCTTCCTCGACGCGTGCGTGGTCCGCAAGGCCGGCAAGGCCCACGGGCTGCAGCGGCGGATCGAGGGTCCCGACGTCGCCGGGCGCGCGGTGCTCGTCGTCGACGACGTCTCCACCACCGGCAGCAGCCCGCTGACCGCCGTCGAGGCGCTGCAGGAGGCCGGCGCCGAGGTCATCGGTGTGGCGGTGATCGTCGACCGGGGCGGGCGGGCCGCCGTCGAGGCCGCCGGGCTGGAGTACCGCGCCGCCTTCGAGCTGTCCGACCTCGGCCTGGAGTAG
- a CDS encoding FAD-binding oxidoreductase: MTTLATAWVDDLAAALGPDGVLTDPDVTGSYARDQAMLAAAGTPAAVVFPRDTADVVAVMRVASRHGVPVVPRGAGSGLAGASNAVDGAITMVMTRMDAVLEVSPADRLAVVQPGVVNKALRDAVAGSGLFYPPDPSSYDWCTIGGNLSQNSGGLCCVKYGVTTDYVLGLEVVLADGRVLRTGRRTVKGVAGYDLARLFVGSEGTLGVITEATLALRPAPQQPVTLVATFATTAQTGQVVERVVTTGLVPSLLEVMDNTCIRAVDDLLHADLDRDAHALLVAQSDSGGEAAAREVEALAQLCREAGAQLVHTTEDAAEGDLLLAARRMALPALEQLGTTLIDDVAVPRSRIAAFLDGCDGIAVRRELTIGVVGHAGDGNMHPTICFDPTDADERARAFAAFDDVLELGLALGGTVTGEHGIGSIKVEWLEREVGAVSLDVHRRIKDALDPAGLLNPGKVLRRRG; this comes from the coding sequence GTGACCACACTCGCCACCGCGTGGGTCGACGACCTCGCCGCCGCGCTCGGTCCGGACGGCGTCCTCACCGACCCCGACGTCACCGGCAGCTACGCCCGCGACCAGGCGATGCTCGCCGCGGCCGGCACGCCCGCCGCGGTCGTCTTCCCCCGGGACACCGCCGACGTCGTCGCGGTGATGCGGGTGGCGTCGCGGCACGGCGTCCCGGTGGTCCCGCGCGGCGCGGGCTCCGGGCTGGCCGGCGCGAGCAACGCCGTCGACGGCGCGATCACGATGGTGATGACCCGCATGGACGCCGTCCTGGAGGTCTCCCCGGCCGACCGGCTCGCCGTCGTCCAGCCCGGCGTGGTGAACAAGGCGCTGCGCGACGCGGTCGCGGGGTCGGGGCTGTTCTATCCCCCGGACCCCTCCAGCTACGACTGGTGCACCATCGGCGGCAACCTCTCGCAGAACTCCGGCGGCCTGTGCTGCGTGAAGTACGGCGTCACCACCGACTACGTGCTGGGCCTGGAGGTGGTGCTCGCCGACGGGCGGGTGCTGCGCACCGGGCGGCGCACGGTCAAGGGCGTCGCCGGCTACGACCTGGCGCGGCTGTTCGTGGGGTCGGAGGGCACCCTCGGCGTGATCACCGAGGCGACGCTCGCGCTGCGCCCGGCCCCGCAGCAGCCGGTGACCCTCGTGGCCACCTTCGCCACCACCGCGCAGACCGGGCAGGTGGTCGAGCGCGTGGTCACCACCGGGCTCGTGCCGAGCCTGCTGGAGGTCATGGACAACACCTGCATCCGCGCCGTCGACGACCTGCTGCACGCCGACCTCGACCGCGACGCGCACGCGCTGCTGGTGGCCCAGTCCGACAGCGGGGGAGAGGCGGCCGCCCGGGAGGTGGAGGCGCTGGCGCAGCTGTGCCGCGAGGCCGGCGCGCAGCTGGTGCACACCACCGAGGACGCCGCCGAGGGCGACCTGCTGCTGGCCGCCCGCCGGATGGCGCTGCCCGCGCTCGAGCAGCTGGGCACCACGCTGATCGACGACGTCGCCGTGCCGCGCTCGCGGATCGCCGCGTTCCTCGACGGCTGCGACGGGATCGCCGTGCGCCGGGAGCTGACGATCGGCGTCGTCGGGCACGCCGGCGACGGCAACATGCACCCCACCATCTGCTTCGACCCCACCGACGCCGACGAGCGGGCCCGCGCCTTCGCCGCCTTCGACGACGTCCTCGAGCTCGGGCTGGCGCTGGGCGGCACGGTCACCGGCGAGCACGGCATCGGCTCGATCAAGGTCGAGTGGCTCGAGCGCGAGGTCGGCGCCGTGTCGCTGGACGTGCACCGCCGGATCAAGGACGCCCTCGACCCGGCCGGCCTGCTCAACCCCGGCAAGGTGCTGCGCCGCCGGGGGTGA
- the fbaA gene encoding class II fructose-bisphosphate aldolase: MPIATPEVYADMISRAKEGGFAYPAINCTSSETINAALRGFADAGSDGIIQFSTGGAEFGSGTRVKDMVTGAVALAEFAHVVAERYPVNVALHTDHCPKDKLDAYVRPLIALSKDRVDAGQAPLFQSHMWDGSAIDLEENLQIAEELIDKCAAAKIVLELEIGVVGGEEDGVAHDINEKLYTAPGDFVATAKHLGLGERGVYLLAATFGNVHGVYKPGNVKLRPEILKQGQEVVTAELGLPEGSKPFNFVFHGGSGSLQSEIREALSYGVVKMNVDTDTQYAFTRPIAGHMFSNYDGVLKVDGEVGNKKAYDPRPYMKLAETGMADRVVQACEDLLSAGQSPGA; this comes from the coding sequence ATGCCCATCGCGACCCCCGAGGTCTACGCCGACATGATCAGCCGGGCGAAGGAGGGCGGCTTCGCCTACCCGGCCATCAACTGCACCTCGTCGGAGACGATCAACGCGGCCCTGCGCGGGTTCGCCGACGCCGGCAGCGACGGGATCATCCAGTTCTCCACCGGCGGTGCCGAGTTCGGCTCGGGCACCCGGGTCAAGGACATGGTCACCGGCGCGGTCGCGCTGGCCGAGTTCGCGCACGTCGTCGCCGAGCGCTACCCGGTCAACGTCGCGCTGCACACCGACCACTGCCCCAAGGACAAGCTCGACGCCTACGTCCGCCCGCTGATCGCGCTGTCGAAGGACCGGGTCGACGCCGGGCAGGCGCCGCTGTTCCAGTCGCACATGTGGGACGGCTCGGCCATCGACCTGGAGGAGAACCTCCAGATCGCCGAGGAGCTCATCGACAAGTGCGCGGCGGCCAAGATCGTGCTGGAGCTCGAGATCGGCGTCGTCGGCGGCGAGGAGGACGGCGTCGCGCACGACATCAACGAGAAGCTCTACACCGCCCCCGGCGACTTCGTGGCCACGGCCAAGCACCTCGGCCTCGGCGAGCGCGGCGTCTACCTGCTCGCGGCCACCTTCGGCAACGTCCACGGCGTCTACAAGCCGGGCAACGTCAAGCTGCGGCCGGAGATCCTCAAGCAGGGCCAGGAGGTCGTCACCGCCGAGCTGGGCCTGCCCGAGGGCAGCAAGCCGTTCAACTTCGTCTTCCACGGCGGCTCGGGCTCCCTGCAGTCGGAGATCCGCGAGGCGCTGTCCTACGGCGTGGTGAAGATGAACGTCGACACCGACACCCAGTACGCCTTCACCCGGCCGATCGCCGGGCACATGTTCAGCAACTACGACGGCGTCCTGAAGGTCGACGGCGAGGTCGGCAACAAGAAGGCCTACGACCCGCGGCCCTACATGAAGCTCGCCGAGACCGGCATGGCCGACCGTGTCGTGCAGGCCTGCGAGGACCTGCTGTCGGCCGGCCAGTCGCCGGGCGCCTGA
- a CDS encoding DUF3151 domain-containing protein, translated as MTHSHNLLGEPPATLLPGDPEAEAALAAGTDPAEVAAGHPRASAAWAALAEAALEGGRTIEAYAYARTGYHRGLDALRKNGWKGYGPVPWSHEPNRGFLRCVTVLARAAEAIGEVDEQERCTQLLRDCDPSLAP; from the coding sequence ATGACGCACTCACACAACCTGCTGGGCGAGCCGCCGGCCACCCTGCTGCCGGGCGACCCCGAGGCCGAGGCGGCGCTGGCCGCCGGCACGGACCCCGCCGAGGTGGCCGCCGGGCACCCGCGCGCCAGCGCGGCCTGGGCGGCGCTGGCCGAGGCGGCACTCGAGGGTGGCCGCACCATCGAGGCCTACGCCTACGCCCGTACCGGCTACCACCGCGGCCTCGACGCGCTGCGCAAGAACGGCTGGAAGGGCTACGGCCCGGTGCCGTGGTCGCACGAGCCCAACCGGGGCTTCCTGCGCTGCGTCACCGTGCTGGCCCGCGCGGCCGAGGCGATCGGCGAGGTCGACGAGCAGGAGCGCTGCACCCAGCTGCTGCGCGACTGCGACCCCTCGCTCGCGCCCTGA